A window of Kribbella sp. NBC_00382 genomic DNA:
ACGCTCGCGAGAAGAGATCCCGTCCGAGCTGTGGGAGATCCTCAACGGCGCCGACGGCTGGGCGAACGGCACTCTCGGCGCGCGGGTAGCCCTGGTACCGGCCTTGCAGCGAACGCTCGCGAGTCACCTCGCCCAGCACGAGACCTTCGACAGCCTCCAGCAACAGCAGATCGCCAGCCAACGCGCTGAGCGGAACGCCGCCCTGGAACGCGCTCGAGAAGGACTCGGCGAGGCCGAGAGCACCGCGCGGGCTCACCGCTCATCGCTCGCGGACGGCATCAAGGCGCGGCTGCGACTGGTCTCGGCGGAATTCGACCGGTTGGACCAGCAGTACGGCGGTTACGGCGCGAAGCTCGAGTACCCGGAACCCGACCCGCCGGCCGAGCCGGACAAGCCGTGGCGCTGGACGGTCACGCCGAAATGGCGTCGTTCCGAGGGCGGGCCGTTCTCGGCGTTCAACGTCAAGGGCAACACCGCGCAGATGGACGAGAAGGCAGTGAAGCTCGTGTGTGCCGCCGCGTTGGCGGGCGGCAGTGACCGTCCGTTGCTTCTGATCCTGGACGAGCTGGGCCGCAACCTCGGCTCGCAGCACCGGCGTGAGGCCGTCGCCCTGTTCGAGCAGATCGGCCGCGACCGCAACATCACGGTCATCGGAGCGCTGCAGGACGACATGGAGCGCTACGCCCTCTCCTCGTCTCGCCTGTACGTGAAACTGCGGCGCTCCTCCGACACCATGGCCTACAACCAGGCGCCCGTGGTGAAGGGCAACGAGGAGTACTCCGCCCGCGTAGAACTCCTCCGCGACTGGCTCGACTCCTACCGCGGCCCGCGCCCGACGCTGGAACTGGCAGAGCAAACCCTCGACACCGCCGACATCTCAGCCTCAGCGCCTGACTCAACCGTTCCAGCTGACCCCGCTGGCGTTGATACCCCCGCCCCGACTGCTGATGTGGCCCCTGCGAAAGCCGCCAAGTCAGCTGGCAGGCAGAAGTCAGCTAAATCGGTCAAGCAGCCAGCCAATGAGGACTCTGCCGTGCCCGCCGAGGCGGCAAGCGAGCACACCGAGGGCGCCGGCGATACCGCGGACACCGCAGTGGTTGAGACCGGCGAGGTGGCAGGCGGCGACAGCGAGGCGACCGGGGCGGCAGGCTGAACGGGCACGGCGAGCAGACCAGCTCTGCTCTGCATTGGAGGCCGACTGCCAGCTTCAGTCGGGCCGGGTGGCCTCGGTGTCGGTTTTGGGCGGGAGGCTGCGGAAAACCGACCCCGGTGGTCAGGCCTGACCTGTGGCTCGTTCACACTGGAGGGGTGTCGTGTCAGCAGAAGGGCGTTCCTGCCCACGCCCACTGTTCACACGGAGTAGGCGGAGCTCTGGCCAACCCCTCGTGGTTCGGCGTACCGTCCGTTGCACAGGTCCAGCCGACACCTGATCGGAGGGCGTGAGATGGCATCTTGGCTACTACGCGCCCAGTGGGCTCACCGGGACGAAACGGTCGAACATCGGGCACTCCGCGTCGGGCGCACCCTGACCGCGGTCGCCGTCGCGTTTCCGGAGGTTCACCTGTGGACGCAGGACGAGCGCTGGGGCTTCCACGTCCTCGAGGCTGACGCCTCCACGCCGCTGCAGGAGATGGTCGAGGCGACCACGAAGGTCCTCTCGAACGGCTCGAGTACCACCCGCCTGCACCTGCAGAGCGCCGGTGAACTCCCCTGGCTGTTCGACCTATCCATGGGCGGCACCCTCACGACGGTCTCGGACCAGCTCACCTTGCACTGGAGCGACGACGACGCCCTGATCCAGTCAGAGCGCTTCGCGCAGGTACTCCGCGCGGTCGTCACGATCTGGGAACCCGAATGGGCCAGCATCGCCGACACCGAACTGGCCGCGGCTGCCGGCGTCTTCCGCCGCGGCATCCCGATGATGGGCTGGCTCACCTACGTCCGCGGCCTGGTAGCCGGCGCCCCCGGCATCGACATCGACCTGACCCCGTTCGAACGAGGCACCCTCCTCCAGGCGCCGGTGGCACCCGCCGACCTGACCCCGATCCACATCTGCGCCGCCGCAGCCCTGGTCGGCATCTCCCCCGAAGACCTTTAGGCCCTACGCCCAAGAGGTGAAGGCCTAAAACGCATTAGAGCCGTAAACACATTAAGGGCCACCCGAGTGGGTGGCCCTTAACAGTGTGAATGTCCGGCGACGTCCTACTCTCCCACGACCTACCGGTCGCAGTACCATCGGCGCTGTCAGGCTTAACTTCCAGGTTCGGAATGGAGACTGGGTGTTTCCCTGACGCTATGGTCACCGTAACTCTATAGAAATATCAACCAACCACACTTCAGCCACTCACCGTTCCCACCTGGGAACGAGTGTTGCTGGGGGTTGACCGTATTTCGGGAACCGTATAGCGGACGCGTACATCTTCGCAGCAGATTGTCTGTCGCCACACACGTGGTGTGGTGTTGAGACAAGCCCTCGGCCTATTAGTACCAGTCAGCTCCACACCTTACGGTGCTTCCACTTCTGGCCTATCAACCCAGTGGTCTACTGGGGGCCTTACCCGATTAACTCGGTGGGAGACCTCATCTTGAAGCGTGCTTCCCGCTTAGATGCTTTCAGCGGTTATCACTCCCGAACGTAGCCAACCAGCCGTGCTCCTGGCGGAACAACTGGCACACCAGAGGTTCGTCCACCCCGGTCCTCTCGTACTAGGGGCAGCCCTTCTCAAGTCTCCTGCGCGCGCAGCGGATAGGGACCGAACTGTCTCACGACGTTCTAAACCCAGCTCGCGTGCCGCTTTAATGGGCGAACAGCCCAACCCTTGGGACCTACTCCAGCCCCAGGATGCGACGAGCCGACATCGAGGTGCCAAACCATCCCGTCGATATGGACTCTTGGGGAAGATCAGCCTGTTATCCCCGGGGTACCTTTTATCCGTTGAGCGACGGTGCTCCCACATGCCACCGCCGGATCACTAGTTCCGACTTTCGTCCCTGCTCGACATGTCTGTCTCACAGTCAAGCTCCCTTGTGCACTTACACTCGACACCTGATTGCCAACCAGGCTGAGGGAACCTTTGAGCGCCTCCGTTACCTTTTAGGAGGCGACCGCCCCAGTCAAACTACCCACCAGGCACTGTCCCTGATCCAGATAATGGACCTAAGTTAGACAGCCAGAACAACCAGAGTGGTATTTCAACGATGACTCCACCCGAACTGGCGTCCGAGTTTCACAGTCTCCCACCTATCCTACACAAGTTGTACCGACCACCAATACCAAGTTGTAGTAAAGGTCCCGGGGTCTTTCCGTCCTGCTGCGCGTAACGAGCATCTTTACTCGTAATGCAATTTCGCCGAGTCCATGGTTGAGACAGCGCCCAAGTCGTTACGCCATTCGTGCAGGTCGGAACTTACCCGACAAGGAATTTCGCTACCTTAGGATGGTTATAGTTACCACCGCCGTTTACTGGCGCTTAAGTTCAAAGCTTCGCCGGCCTAAACCAGCTAACCTGTCCCCTTAACGTTCCAGCACCGGGCAGGCGTCAGTCCGTATACATCGAATTACTTCTTCGCACGGACCTGTGTTTTTAGTAAACAGTCGCTTGGGCCTGGTCTCTGCGGCCATCAACGCTTCCACGGGCAAGCCGTGTAACGTATCCGGCCCCCCTTCTCCCGAAGTTACGGGGGCATTTTGCCGAGTTCCTTAACCATGGTTCACTCGATCGCCTTGGTATTCTCTACCTGATCACCTGTGTCGGTTTGGGGTACGGGCGGCTCTAACACTCACTACGAAGTTTTTCTCGGCAGCATGGGATCATCCACTTCCCCTGAACGGGTCCGCCTCGGTTCTCAGGCTATGAGAGACACGGATTTGCCTATGCCTCGCCCTACCACCTTGCCCGCGGATCAGCTTGCGCCTACCATCGCCGCGGATGGACTGCCCTCCTGCGTCACTCCTTAGTGCACCTAATACCAGTTCGGGTCAACAGCTCCGCCACTCCGTCCGAAGACATCATGGTTTCGCGGTTTTAGCATCACTAGGTTCGGTCGGGTCGTGTTAATGCCGGTACGGGAATATCAACCCGTTGTCCATCGACTACGCCTGTCGGCCTCGCCTTAGGTCCCGACTTACCCAGGGCAGATTAGCTTGACCCTGGAACCCTTGATCATTCGGCGGACGGGTTTCTCACCCGTCATTCGCTACTCATGCCTGCATTCTCACTCGTGCAGCATCCACAACTAGATCACTCTGCTGCTTCACACGCTGCACGACGCTCCCCTACCCATCCACACACCTGGACGCCCGAAGGCGCCGGGTACAAGTGTGAATGCCACAGCTTCGGCGGATTGCTTGAGCCCCGCTACATTGTCGGCGCGGAATCACTTGACCAGTGAGCTATTACGCACTCTTTCAAGGGTGGCTGCTTCTAAGCCAACCTCCTGGTTGTCTGGGCAACTCCACATCCTTTTCCACTTAGCAATCGCTTAGGGGCCTTAGCTGGTGATCTGGGCTGTTTCCCTCTCGACGACGGAGCTTATCCCCCGCCGTCTCACTGCCGCGCTCTCACTTACCGGCATTCGGAGTTTGGCTGATTTCGGTAAGCCGGTAAGCCCCCTAGACCATCCAGTGCTCTACCTCCGGTAAGAAACACGCGACGCTGCACCTATATGCATTTCGGGGAGAACCAGCTATCACGGAGTTTGATTGGCCTTTCACCCCTATCCACAGGTCATCCCCCAGGTTTTCAACCCTGGTGGGTTCGGTCCTCCACGCGGTCTTACCCGCGCTTCAACCTGCCCATGGATAGATCACTCCGCTTCGGGTCTAGAGCATGCGACTAAAGCGCCCTATTCAGACTCGCTTTCGCTACGGCTACCCCACACGGGTTAACCTCGCCACATACCACTAACTCGCAGGCTCATTCTTCAAAAGGCACGCCGTCACACCCACACAAGGTGAGCGCTCCGACGGATTGTAGGCAACCGGTTTCAGGTACTATTTCACTCCCCTCCCGGGGTACTTTTCATCTTTCCCTCACGGTACTAGTCCGCTATCGGTCACCAAGAAGTATTTAGGCTTAGCGGGTGGTCCCGCCAGATTCACACGGGATTTCAAGAGTCCCGTGCTACTTGGGAAAACACTCGGAAGTCACTGTCTTACGCCTACGGGGCTCTTACCCACTACGGCTCAACTTTCCAGAAAATTCGACTTCAACAGTGATTTATAACTCCCTGACCCCACGGCATTAAGATCTGAATGCTCCCACAACCCCATATACGCAACGCACGCCGGCTATCACACGCACATGGTTTAGCCTCATCCGCTTTCGCTCGCCACTACTCACGGAATCACTATTGTTTTCTCTTCCTGCGGGTACTGAGATGTTTCACTTCCCCGCGTTCCCTCCAGAACCCTATGTGTTCAGGCACTGGTAACTGGCTTTAGAATGCCAGCTGGGTTTCCCCATTCGGACACCCCCGGATCACAGCTTGGTTGCCAACTCCCCGGGGCTTATCGCAGGCTCCTACGTCCTTCATCGGCTCTTGGTGCCTAGACATCCACCGATTGCCCTTAGTAGCTTGTCACAAAAACGACAAAAAATTACTACTGAAGATGCTCGCGTCCACTATACAGTTCTCAAAATACGGGCAGGAAAACCAACCCAATCCACCACTACCCTCGGAAAGCATCCAAACCCAGGGAAAACACACCCAGACTCGAACACCATCACCAGGAGTTTGGTGAAGGCCGGCCCCAGCCACACAGCTACACCAGATCCGCAAAGATCCGGTGCAGTAGTGACCCAGAAAAACCGATCCAAGAAACCCTAAAGTTTCATTGGCCCGATTCCTCAGGACCCAACAGCGCGCCTCGACCTTTCACCCAACCCCACTCACGTTCCACGCTCACCCTCCGAAGAGAGTTCGCAGTACTTGCTCGATCAGTTGTGATCCCGGCCTAATGGTCAATGTTCCACATTCCGAAGCATCATCGCCCTAGAACGGACGTCTAGGAAACGACGAGTAGACAACCAGTCACTTACGTGGCCTGGCTGTCAATGCTCCTTAGAAAGGAGGTGATCCAGCCGCACCTTCCGGTACGGCTACCTTGTTACGACTTCGTCCTAATCGCCAGCCCCACCTTCGACGGCTCCCTCCACAAGGGTTAGGCCACCGGCTTCGGGTGTTGCCGACTTTCATGACGTGACGGGCGGTGTGTACAAGGCCCGGGAACGTATTCACCGCAGCGTTGCTGATCTGCGATTACTAGCGACTCCGACTTCATGGGGTCGAGTTGCAGACCCCAATCCGAACTGAGACCGGCTTTTTGGGATTCGCTCCACTTTGCAGTTTCGCAGCCCTTTGTACCGGCCATTGTAGCATGCGTGAAGCCCTGGACATAAGGGGCATGATGACTTGACGTCATCCCCACCTTCCTCCGAGTTGACCCCGGCAGTCTCCTATGAGTCCCCACCATAACGTGCTGGCAACATAGGACGAGGGTTGCGCTCGTTGCGGGACTTAACCCAACATCTCACGACACGAGCTGACGACAGCCATGCACCACCTGTATAGGACCCTTACGGACCCCCCATCTCTGGAGGATTTCCCTATATGTCAAACCCAGGTAAGGTTCTTCGCGTTGCATCGAATTAATCCGCATGCTCCGCCGCTTGTGCGGGCCCCCGTCAATTCCTTTGAGTTTTAGCCTTGCGGCCGTACTCCCCAGGCGGGGCGCTTAATGCGTTAGCTGCGGCACGGAGGACGTGGAATGTCCCCCACACCTAGCGCCCAACGTTTACGGCGTGGACTACCAGGGTATCTAATCCTGTTCGCTACCCACGCTTTCGCTCCTCAGCGTCAGGTAAGGCCCAGAGAGCCGCCTTCGCCACCGGTGTTCTTCCTGATATCTGCGCATTCCACCGCTACACCAGGAGTTCCGCTCTCCCCTGCCTACCTCTAGTCTGCCCGTATCGGAAGCAGGCTCGGAGTTGAGCTCCGAGTTTTCACTCCCGACGTGACGAACCGCCTACGAGCCCTTTACGCCCAATAATTCCGGACAACGCTCGGACCCTACGTATTACCGCGGCTGCTGGCACGTAGTTGGCCGGTCCTTCTTCTGCAGGTACCGTCACTCTCGCTTCGTCCCTGCTGAAAGAGGTTTACAACCCGAAGGCCGTCATCCCTCACGCGGCGTTGCTGCGTCAGACTTTCGTCCATTGCGCAATATTCCCCACTGCTGCCTCCCGTAGGAGTCTGGGCCGTGTCTCAGTCCCAGTGTGGCCGGTCGCCCTCTCAGGCCGGCTACCCGTCGACGCCTTGGTAGGCCATTACCCCACCAACAAGCTGATAGGCCGCGAGCCCATCCCCCACCGCCAGAACTTTCAACCCACCACCATGAAGTAGTGAGTGATATCCGGTATTAGACCCCGTTTCCGAGGCTTATCCCGAAGTGAAGGGTAGGTTGCTCACGTGTTACTCACCCGTTCGCCGCTCGTGTACCCCGAAGGGCCTTACCGCTCGACTTGCATGTGTTAAGCACGCCGCCAGCGTTCGTCCTGAGCCAGGATCAAACTCTCCGTTGAAATCTATATGTAACCCACCCGAAGGCAGGGAACAGACTACTTTGAGTGATCCTTTGATATCTCAGAAACAATCAAACTGACTTGAATCATAATTTCTCAAAGGAATCCGAACACAGACAAAGAACAACCCCACACCAAGAACCAGATAGGCCCCCAGTGATAGGAGATCGCCCAATGCCGTGAAACGGGATAAAACAAATTCGGCATTGACTTTCGGCACGCTGTTGAGTTCTCAAGAATCGGACGCACACCGCGCTTCACTCTTCCAAGTTCAGCTCCGGGGCAACCCGCCAAACATTACTGTTTCGTCCGCGGCCGGTCAAATCGGCCTCTTTCGTCCCAGTCTCTCCGTGACTCAGCGGCTGAACACCCGCCAGAGGCGTGTCTCAGCTACTAAGAGCTTCGGGGAGTTCGGAGCGACCGGCCGCTTTCGCGTCCCGCACTCGCTCCAACAAGAAGAACATTACTGAGATTCACGGTGAAGATGCAAATCGGGGGCCGGACCTTGGCCGAACCCTTGCAAAGCCTCTCCGGCCCACCCAGCGCCGTCCCACTCGTCACACCAGTCACCCGCGTCTCCGCGAGCCACACCTCCATGATGCCGCACCCGTTCAAGCCGGAGACAGCGAACGGGTGGAAGCCGGCGTACCGACTCCCACCCGTTCGAGCACTGCATCGTCCAGTAGACGCCTCTCGGCGAGTGGCCGCTCGTAGCGGCTAAGTGTGAGGCCCGGGGGTCTTGCACTGAACGACATCAGGTGTAACCCACTCCCCCACGAACCTATTCCCGGTCGCTCAGCCCACCCGTGAGCACTCGATCTCCTCGCCCTCTTGGACGAAGATCAGCCGGCCGTCAGTCAGCCGCAACTCGCTGCCCAGCCAGCGTGCGGCGTACCGGCCGTCCCCTCGCGAAGCGAACCTCAGCGCCGGCTGTCGCCCGAACACCGCCTCGAGTCCGCCGTCTGCCACGGTGACCTCCAGCGACAGCTTGCCTCCCAAGCGGTACGTCCCCGCGACGGCTTGGAGCTCCTCGTCGCTGACCTCACTCCGCTCACTGACCTCCGCCGGGTAGCCCTCCCACCCGTACGCGGCCGCGATCCGTGCGATCGCTCTGTCCACCAGGTAGCTGCCGCTGTCCCCATTCGTCATGACGGCTGCGCCCTGGCCCGTGTCCCGGTACGCGACCAGGTAGCACTTGAAGCCCTTGTTCGATCCGCCGTGCCCAAAACGTCTACCGCCATCGCCCAGGAACGCCCCGAGCCCGAGTGCCTCCATCGCGTCCCACGGATCGCCGATGGTGATCTGCGGTGTGAGCAGCTCCCGTGCCCGCTCCTGCGAGATGAGTGCTCCTGGTGCGCCCAGATACGCATCGCGTACGCCGTGTGCGAAGGCGGCGAGATCACTCGGAGTGGTCCAGAGCCCGGCGGCGGCCAATTCGGGATACGAGTGCCATCGGTCAGGTACCGGGCGTCCGAACTCGTCGTGAGCCGTCGCGGCACGGTGATGGAGCTCCTCGGGGAGCGGCTGGGCGTAGTCGCTACTCGACATGCCCAGCGGGTCCAGGACGAGTTCCCGCAGCAGCTGGCGGAACGGCGTACCGGTCACGTCTTCGAGGAGTTGCTGCAGGACGACGGTACCGCCGCCGGAATACCGGAACTGCGTGCCCGGGACGAGGTCCACGTGGACCCCGAAGGTGTTCGCCGGGCGTACTCCGTCCAGGATCTGTACTGCGGTCGGCAACTCAGCGCCTTGTGGATAACCCGGGAATCCGGGCACCGTCAGGCCTGCGCTGTGGCTCGCCAACTGTCGCAAGGTGACGATCGGGCGCCACTCGCCGGTCGGCGGAACCTGCCAGGACGTGAGCCGTTGATTGACGTCCTCGTCGAGGTCGAGCACACCGCGCTCGACCAGCCGGAGCATCGCGAGGACGGCTACCGGCTTGCTGATCGAACACGCCTGGAACAGGGTGTCGTCGGTGACCGGATCGTCGCGACCGGCCTCCATGACGCCGGCACTGCCTTGGTCGACGATCTCGCCGCCGTCGATCACCGCCCAGCTGACGCCTGGAACCTTGAACTCTTCCAGGTCATTGCCGATCTCGTCCCACAGCACGTCTGCCAACGCCGTCGCCTCCCCAGTCGGTTGCTTCGGAGCCTAGCCGGGCGTGGCGCGGACGGGGGACGCGGACAGCGCGGCTGCGGATGCCGAAGCATCCGCAGCCGCGGCCTAGGTCAGCGGGACGGTTGTGGTGCGTCGCAGTCGATCTTCGGATTGGCACCGATGTAGTTCAACGGGCCGGCGAGGATCGTGACGACGATCGTGCCGACCTTCGCGCAGCTGGCGTTGTCGTTCTTGAAGTAACTTCGCTGAGCGGCCGCGGCGAGACCGATCAACAACCACACGATCACAACGATCGTGATGACGCGAGAACCAGTCGTAGAGGCTCTACGAGTGCGCATGTCCACCTCCTGGCAAGAGCACACCCCCGTGGATCCACCCTCTGGTGCCCTTCAGTGACACAGCGAAAACGTCGGCGGCCGCTGTCGATTCCGGCGCCGGTCACTCGTCAGCCAAGTACACGCTCACCACGGGCGTTCCGCCGGCAGGGCAGTGCTGCCGGAAAAGAAGGGAAGCACCATGAGCAAGTACCTGTACCTGTACCGCGGTCCGGCCACGCCGATGGAGGACTTCACCCCGGAGCAGGGCGAGCAGCAGATGAAGTTGTGGACCGAGTGGATGGGCAAGGCCGCCTCGGCCATCGTCGACCAGGGCAACCCGCTGGCCCCGAAGGCCTCGGTGCGCGACGACGGCTCGGCCGCCGAACCGAGCGACCAGAACGGCTACACGATCGTCGAGGCCGACAGTCTGGACGCAGCCCGGTCCCTGCTGGACGGGCACCCGTTCCTGTCCGAGGGCAAGGGCCGTTTCGCCGTGGAGATCTTCGAGATCCTGCCGATGTAGCCGGGCCCGGAGGCGACGGGCTCAGACCTCGGCGAAATCGAAGTACGGCTTGATCTGGGTGTTGACGTAGTTGCCGATGCTGGGGGCGGCGAGCAGAGCGGCGTACGTCGGCTGCGGCACTTCGTAGTACTGATAAGTGCTGCCGTTCACATACTCCAACTCGAGCGTCCCACTGGCCACGTCATACCCCACCGACTTCACACTCGCCGAGTTCACCGGCCGTCGCCTCATCCACTCTGTCCCTTCAGATCTCGGCAGACGACAGTACGCCCGACGGCTCGAGTCAGCTGGTGAGATCTGTCAGATCCACCGCGTTGATCAGACTTGCGATGTCGGGATTGGAGTACAGATCCAGGCCCGTCAGTTCCTTGCTCGCCCCAGTTTGCCGAAGGAGCAGTTCGTCGCTCGCGTCGTTCACGATGGTGGTCGCACTCGCAGTCGACCACTGAACGCCGACCAATGCCTGCCTCGCGAAGCGCCCGGCGAGCACCGCCTCCACATTCAGCCGCCCGTACGCATCAGATCCCATGGTCCGGATCGCGACGACGCGTACGTGCGTGAGACCAGGAGCGACGGCTAGTGCCTCCTTGACGGTGACCAGCACATAACCGCAGACCATCAGCTTGTAGAAGTCGGCGAGCTCACGCTTCGTCAGCTTCTTCAAGGTGAGATTGCCCGCTGGAGTAAGGGCTGGTTTGCGTTCGGGAACCGCGCTCGGGGACGGAACCAGGACCACCACAGATGCCTCTGTTCCGGACACTCCGACGGGCGCCGCGGCAGCTTCATTGTCTTCGAAAGCTTCTCCCAACGTACCCACCACAATTTCCGGGTCGTTGTTCAGGAGCCGTTGCCAAAGGCTGTCGAGTTCAGTCTGATACGCGTAGGCGGCCCATTGATTGGCGTCGACGGCGGCCGCGATCTCCATCTCGGCTGAGGCTTGGGCTGTCCGCTTGGCGTCGGCACGGGCGGATCGAT
This region includes:
- a CDS encoding serine hydrolase domain-containing protein, producing MLWDEIGNDLEEFKVPGVSWAVIDGGEIVDQGSAGVMEAGRDDPVTDDTLFQACSISKPVAVLAMLRLVERGVLDLDEDVNQRLTSWQVPPTGEWRPIVTLRQLASHSAGLTVPGFPGYPQGAELPTAVQILDGVRPANTFGVHVDLVPGTQFRYSGGGTVVLQQLLEDVTGTPFRQLLRELVLDPLGMSSSDYAQPLPEELHHRAATAHDEFGRPVPDRWHSYPELAAAGLWTTPSDLAAFAHGVRDAYLGAPGALISQERARELLTPQITIGDPWDAMEALGLGAFLGDGGRRFGHGGSNKGFKCYLVAYRDTGQGAAVMTNGDSGSYLVDRAIARIAAAYGWEGYPAEVSERSEVSDEELQAVAGTYRLGGKLSLEVTVADGGLEAVFGRQPALRFASRGDGRYAARWLGSELRLTDGRLIFVQEGEEIECSRVG
- a CDS encoding KTSC domain-containing protein is translated as MRRRPVNSASVKSVGYDVASGTLELEYVNGSTYQYYEVPQPTYAALLAAPSIGNYVNTQIKPYFDFAEV